CGCGGGGCTCGACGTGAGCGACCGCATCGCGCTCGTGATCCGCCTGGACGCCGCGGGCGCCGAGCAGGCGGAGCGGTTCCGGGACCTCATCGCCCGTGAGACCCTGGCGGTGGCGCTGCGGATCGACGCGGCCGCCGAGCCGTCGGCGTCCGGCATCACCGTGGGCGGCGGTTCCCCCCTGGACATCGAGGTGGAGCGAGCATGAGCGACCAGCAGGGCGGACGCCCCTTCGACGACGACGCGGACGACGTCCGGCGCGACGACGACTTCGACCGCGAGGGGGACGAGGGCGTCGACGCCGCGGCGCGCGCCCTCGACCCCGACCCCGACGGCCTGAGCGACGACCAGCTCTTCGCGGACGACGCGGCCGAGCTCCGCCGCGAGGCCGAGCGGTCGATCGTCGCGGGCCGCGAGGTCGACGACGAGAACTACTTCGAGCGCGAGGGCGACGCCGTGTACCAGGCGCTCCTCGCCCGCGTGGGGGAGCAGGCGCCGCAGCCGCGCCTGTCGGCGACCCGCCGCGTCGTCGAGCTGCTCGGCGACCCGCAGCGCGCCTACAAGGTCGTGCACGTCACGGGCACCAACGGGAAGACCTCGACGAGCAGGATGACCGAGAGCATCCTCCGCGCGGCCGGCCTCCGGACGGGCCTCTTCACGAGCCCGCACCTGGTGCGGCTCAACGAGCGCATCGTGGTCGACGGCGAGCCCATCACGGACGAGGCGCTCAGCCGCAACTGGGCCGACGTCGAGCCGTTCATCGACCTCGTCGACCAGGAGCTGGTCGCGGCGGGCGAGCAGCCCGTCACCTTCTTCGAGGCGCTCACGGTGCTCGCGTTCGCGTCCTTCGCGGACGCGCCCGTCGACGTCGCCGTCATCGAGGTCGGCATGGGCGGCGAGTGGGACTCCACGAACGTCGCCGACGGCGAGGTCGCGGTGTTCACCCCCGTCTCGCTCGATCACACGCAGCGCCTCGGCTCCACGGTCGCGGAGATCGCGCGCACCAAGTCGGGCATCGTGAAGCCGGCCGCGGACGTCGTCTCGAGCGCCCAGGTGCCCGAGGTCGTCGCGGAGCTCACGCGCGCCGCCGAGCTCACCGAGTCCACGTGGTCGATGGAGGGGGAGCGCTTCCGCCTCCTCGACACGACCCTCGCGGTCGGCGGGCAGGTCATCAGCGTGCAGGGCCTCGCCGGCACCTACCGCGACGTCTTCCTCCCGCTGTTCGGCGCTCATCAGGCGCAGAACGCCGCGGTCGCGATCGCCGCGGTCGAGTCGTTCCTCGGCGGGGGCGACCACGCCATCCACGACGACGTGCTCGCGGAGGGCCTCGCCACCGCGACGAGCCCCGGCCGCCTGCAGGTCGTCGGCACCGAGCCCACCGTGCTCGTCGACGCGGCGCACAACCCCGCGGGCGCGGCGTCGCTCGCGGCCGCGCTGCCCGTCTACTTCACGTTCGACCGCGTGACCGCCGTCATCGGCGTGCTGGCCGACAAGGACGCCGAGGGCATCGTGCGCGAGCTCGCGCCCGTCGTCGACCACTTCATCGTCACGGCGTCGACGTCGGAGCGCTCGGTGGATCCCGACGAGCTGGCCCGCGTCGTCGTCGGCGTCGTCGGCCGCGACCGCGTCACCGTCGAGCCCGACCTGCGCACGGCCCTCGAGGACGCGCGCGACTCGGCGGGCGAGACGGAGAAGGGCGCGGCGCTCGTCACCGGCTCGATCCTCCTCGTCGGCGAGGCCATCGCGCTCGCGCTCGACGAGGGCTGGAAGACCGCGTGAGCACCGACGGCAGCCCGGCCCGCACCCGGCGACCCCGGCCGCCGCGCACGACGGTCGAGATCCTCGGGTCCATCGTCATGGGCTTCCAGGTCATCGTCGTCTTCCTCGCGAGCCTCGTCGCCTTCGGCCTGGAGGCGCTGCCGCCGCTGCCCGCGCTCGGCGGCGGCGCGCTGCTCGTCGTCGCGATGCTCGCGGTCGTCGGCACGCTGCGCACGCCCCTCGGGATCCGCGCCGGCTGGGTCGTGCAGGTGCTCGTCGTCCTCACGGGCTTCGTGCTGCCGGCCATGTTCGCGGTCGGCGGCTTCTTCCTGCTGCTCTGGATCTACGCCATGGTCCAGGGCGCGCGCATCGACCGCGAGAAGGCGGCCGCCCGCGGCGCGTGGGAGCAGGCCATGCTCGACGAGCAGCAGGCCTCGCGCCCCGACGGCGTCGCGGATCCCGACCACGACCGCCCCACCGACCACCGACCGACCACCGAGCCGCCGGCTCCCACCCCGTAGGAGACACCCATGACCGCTCCCGTCCAGGAGACCCTCGTCCTCGTCAAGCCCGACGGCGTCGCCCGCGGCCTCACCGGCGAGATCCTCCGCCGCATCGAGGCCAAGGGCTACCAGATCGTCGACCTCCGCATGGTGCAGGCCGAGCGCGCCCTGCTCGAGCAGCACTACGAGGAGCACCAGGGCAAGCCGTTCTACGAGCCGCTCGTCGAGTTCATGGAGTCGGGCCCGGTCGTCGCCGTGCGCGTCGCCGGCAACCGCGTCATCGAGGGCTTCCGTTCGCTCGCCGGCACGACCGACCCCACCGGCGCCGCCCCCGGCACGATCCGCGGCGACCTCGGCCGCGACTGGGGCCTCGCCGTGGCCCAGAACCTCGTGCACGGCAGCGACTCGCCCGAGTCCGCGGCGCGGGAGCTGGCACTCTGGTTCTAGCCGCCGCATGGACGAGGGGCCGACCGGATCATCCGGTCGGCCCCTCGTGCGTCTGCCCTCCGCTCAGCCGAGCAGCGTGGGGAGGAGCGCCGGGAACGTCGCGATCACGGCGACCACGATGATCGCGTAGTTCAGCACCACGACGGCCCACGTGTAGGGCGCCACCGCATCCGCCGCGCGCCGGACGCCGGACGGCACGGGGATCAGCCCCGCGCGGGCGGTGGCCGCGAGCGTGCCCCACCAGAGCGGGATCATCGCGCTCCACACGAGCAGGCAGTAGGGGCAGAGCGCGCCGATGACGAAGACGCTCTGCGTGAAGAGCCAGGTCACGAACACCCAGCCGCCGAGCGTGCCCAGCGCGAACAGCGTCCAGAACCAGCGCGCGAACCGGGCGCCGGCCAGGGTCGCCATGCCGATCACGACCGGGACGACGAACACGGCCACGCCGATGAGCGGGTTCGGGAACCCGAGCAGCGACCCCTGCGGCGACTCGATGACGGTCGCGCAGGAGATGAAGGGGTTGATGTCGCAGGAGAGCGACGCGCCCGGGTTCTCCAGGAGGTTCAGCCGCTCGAGCACGAGGACGAAGGCGCCGATCCAGCCGACGACGCCCGTCACGACCAGCAGGAGGGCCAGGGAGCGGGGGTGCACGGGGGCCCGGGTCGCGGTCATGCGGCGATCATGGCAGACCGGTCACGGCCGACCCTGACGGCCGGGTGGACGTCGGCGTGCGATACTGGCTGGCAGGTCGGCCCGCCGCGCGGGACGACCGCCATGAAGAGTCTTTCCCGGGGCAGACCCGGGCCG
This is a stretch of genomic DNA from Clavibacter zhangzhiyongii. It encodes these proteins:
- a CDS encoding bifunctional folylpolyglutamate synthase/dihydrofolate synthase → MSDQQGGRPFDDDADDVRRDDDFDREGDEGVDAAARALDPDPDGLSDDQLFADDAAELRREAERSIVAGREVDDENYFEREGDAVYQALLARVGEQAPQPRLSATRRVVELLGDPQRAYKVVHVTGTNGKTSTSRMTESILRAAGLRTGLFTSPHLVRLNERIVVDGEPITDEALSRNWADVEPFIDLVDQELVAAGEQPVTFFEALTVLAFASFADAPVDVAVIEVGMGGEWDSTNVADGEVAVFTPVSLDHTQRLGSTVAEIARTKSGIVKPAADVVSSAQVPEVVAELTRAAELTESTWSMEGERFRLLDTTLAVGGQVISVQGLAGTYRDVFLPLFGAHQAQNAAVAIAAVESFLGGGDHAIHDDVLAEGLATATSPGRLQVVGTEPTVLVDAAHNPAGAASLAAALPVYFTFDRVTAVIGVLADKDAEGIVRELAPVVDHFIVTASTSERSVDPDELARVVVGVVGRDRVTVEPDLRTALEDARDSAGETEKGAALVTGSILLVGEAIALALDEGWKTA
- a CDS encoding DUF4233 domain-containing protein, with protein sequence MSTDGSPARTRRPRPPRTTVEILGSIVMGFQVIVVFLASLVAFGLEALPPLPALGGGALLVVAMLAVVGTLRTPLGIRAGWVVQVLVVLTGFVLPAMFAVGGFFLLLWIYAMVQGARIDREKAAARGAWEQAMLDEQQASRPDGVADPDHDRPTDHRPTTEPPAPTP
- the ndk gene encoding nucleoside-diphosphate kinase codes for the protein MTAPVQETLVLVKPDGVARGLTGEILRRIEAKGYQIVDLRMVQAERALLEQHYEEHQGKPFYEPLVEFMESGPVVAVRVAGNRVIEGFRSLAGTTDPTGAAPGTIRGDLGRDWGLAVAQNLVHGSDSPESAARELALWF
- a CDS encoding vitamin K epoxide reductase family protein produces the protein MTATRAPVHPRSLALLLVVTGVVGWIGAFVLVLERLNLLENPGASLSCDINPFISCATVIESPQGSLLGFPNPLIGVAVFVVPVVIGMATLAGARFARWFWTLFALGTLGGWVFVTWLFTQSVFVIGALCPYCLLVWSAMIPLWWGTLAATARAGLIPVPSGVRRAADAVAPYTWAVVVLNYAIIVVAVIATFPALLPTLLG